A window from gamma proteobacterium SS-5 encodes these proteins:
- a CDS encoding chemotaxis protein CheX, with translation MNQTHSSHDRLVNAVGSHLQGFLSGEIGLEVRPPEPQQEDMQRLRLGYLTSIVSVEEDVSTLIACSFERGLIEQIFRIYAEGVEVADDEQEAMIEETAAEVINVVVGNAMADIQTPGKAIGLSPPVVLSEAKSLTRHRDAQFSSFRLHTSAGLMSVHFLCPREAVAADLTLELPATTQSNR, from the coding sequence ATGAATCAAACCCACAGCAGCCATGATCGGCTGGTGAATGCGGTCGGCAGCCATCTGCAGGGCTTTCTGAGCGGGGAGATCGGGCTTGAGGTGCGCCCGCCCGAGCCGCAACAGGAGGACATGCAGCGCTTGCGGCTGGGCTATCTGACCTCTATCGTCAGTGTCGAGGAGGATGTCAGCACCCTGATCGCCTGTAGCTTCGAGCGTGGCCTGATCGAGCAGATCTTCCGCATCTATGCCGAGGGCGTGGAGGTGGCGGATGACGAACAGGAGGCCATGATCGAGGAGACCGCCGCCGAGGTGATCAACGTCGTGGTGGGCAACGCCATGGCCGACATCCAGACCCCGGGCAAGGCCATAGGCCTGTCGCCGCCGGTGGTGCTGAGCGAGGCCAAGAGCCTGACCCGACACCGGGATGCCCAATTCTCCTCCTTCCGCCTGCATACCTCCGCCGGGTTGATGAGTGTACACTTCCTCTGTCCGAGGGAGGCCGTCGCCGCCGATCTGACCTTGGAGCTGCCCGCCACAACCCAGTCCAACCGATAA
- a CDS encoding sensor domain-containing diguanylate cyclase, with protein sequence MLESRVFESLFDIIPFAVYVVDVETYEVVFMNQHFVERFGDHRAAVCWSSLYELDGPCPGCMVGQLLGGDGRPSGQTHIFEQFNELDEHWYQMQEKAISWPDGRVVKYSIAVDISELKAAQNSLAEAHAELALKSRELERLSITDTLTGLANRLRLDQALAQENRRAERSGQPYAAILIDLDHFKSVNDTYGHQVGDQVLVGTARILQQQGRALDVIGRWGGEEFLILCPDTAMEGAMELAERLRGRIAEADFAQVGQRTASLGVACWHSGDSPSSLVGRADEALYRAKEAGRNRVEPESARSGLISAGGPPAAGDQTPS encoded by the coding sequence ATGCTGGAATCCCGCGTATTCGAGAGCCTGTTCGACATCATCCCCTTCGCCGTCTATGTGGTGGACGTGGAGACCTACGAGGTGGTGTTCATGAACCAGCACTTCGTCGAGCGCTTTGGCGACCACCGCGCCGCCGTCTGCTGGTCCTCCCTCTACGAGCTGGACGGACCTTGCCCGGGCTGCATGGTGGGGCAACTGCTGGGCGGCGATGGTCGGCCCAGCGGTCAGACGCATATCTTTGAGCAATTCAACGAACTGGACGAACACTGGTATCAGATGCAGGAGAAGGCCATCAGCTGGCCCGATGGGCGCGTGGTCAAGTACTCCATCGCGGTGGATATCAGTGAACTCAAGGCGGCGCAGAACTCCCTGGCCGAGGCCCACGCCGAGCTGGCCCTGAAGAGCCGCGAGCTGGAACGGCTGTCGATCACCGACACCCTCACCGGCCTGGCCAACCGGCTGCGCCTGGATCAGGCCCTGGCCCAGGAGAATCGCCGTGCCGAGCGCAGCGGCCAGCCCTATGCGGCGATCCTGATCGACCTGGACCACTTCAAGTCGGTCAACGATACCTATGGCCATCAGGTGGGGGATCAGGTGCTGGTGGGCACGGCGCGCATCCTCCAGCAGCAGGGGCGGGCCCTGGACGTCATCGGACGTTGGGGTGGTGAGGAATTTCTCATCCTCTGCCCGGATACCGCGATGGAGGGGGCCATGGAGCTGGCCGAACGGCTGCGCGGGCGGATTGCCGAGGCGGATTTTGCCCAGGTGGGTCAACGCACCGCAAGCCTGGGGGTGGCCTGCTGGCACAGCGGGGACAGCCCCTCCAGCCTGGTGGGCCGCGCCGACGAGGCACTCTACCGGGCCAAGGAGGCCGGCCGCAATCGGGTGGAGCCGGAATCGGCCAGGTCTGGCTTGATCAGCGCAGGAGGACCTCCGGCAGCAGGCGATCAAACTCCCTCTTGA
- a CDS encoding sel1 repeat family protein, whose protein sequence is MALSSGIAAFEAKHFSRSSQLLSPLAADGEPEAQYRMAIMLQNGLGMVANEMQAYRYMKAAAEQGHALAQHGLGFMYLEGECVDKNPAKAVTWFTQAAEQGLAGSQTTLAMMYEQGNGVEKNPQEARKWYARAGF, encoded by the coding sequence ATGGCCCTGAGCAGCGGCATCGCCGCCTTTGAGGCCAAGCATTTTTCCCGTTCCAGTCAGTTGCTCTCGCCCCTGGCGGCCGATGGCGAGCCCGAGGCCCAGTACCGCATGGCGATCATGTTGCAAAACGGCCTGGGTATGGTGGCCAATGAGATGCAGGCCTATAGATACATGAAGGCCGCGGCAGAGCAGGGCCATGCCCTGGCCCAGCACGGCCTGGGCTTTATGTATCTGGAGGGCGAATGCGTGGACAAGAACCCGGCCAAGGCGGTGACCTGGTTCACCCAGGCGGCGGAGCAGGGCCTGGCCGGGTCCCAGACCACCCTGGCGATGATGTACGAACAGGGCAACGGGGTGGAGAAGAACCCGCAGGAGGCGCGCAAGTGGTATGCCCGGGCGGGGTTCTGA
- a CDS encoding Crp/Fnr family transcriptional regulator: protein MHDPASPRQNHLLAALPEEEYSRLADHLEPVTMPLGKVLYESGNQLQHVYFPTTAIVSLLYVMIDGASAEIAVVGNEGIIGVALFMGGQTMPNRAVVQSAGHAYRLRGQLLKQEFNRSGELQHLLLRYTQALLTQMAQTAVCNRHHSLDQQLCRWLLLSLDRLPSDELVMTQELIANMLGVRREGVTEAAGNLQRAGLISYHRGHIRVLDRAGLEARTCECYGVVKREFDRLLPEVLLR from the coding sequence ATGCACGATCCCGCCAGCCCTCGCCAGAATCACCTGCTCGCCGCCCTGCCGGAAGAGGAGTACAGCCGCCTGGCCGACCACCTTGAGCCGGTCACCATGCCTCTGGGCAAGGTGCTCTACGAGTCGGGCAACCAGTTGCAGCATGTCTATTTCCCCACCACCGCCATCGTCTCCCTGCTCTATGTCATGATCGACGGTGCCTCCGCCGAGATCGCCGTGGTGGGCAATGAGGGCATCATCGGCGTGGCCCTGTTCATGGGCGGCCAGACCATGCCCAACCGCGCCGTGGTGCAAAGCGCCGGCCACGCCTACCGGCTGCGGGGGCAGCTGCTCAAGCAGGAATTCAATCGCTCCGGCGAGTTGCAGCACCTGCTCCTGCGCTACACCCAGGCCTTGCTGACGCAGATGGCGCAGACGGCGGTGTGCAATCGCCACCATTCCCTCGACCAGCAACTCTGCCGCTGGCTGCTGCTCAGCCTCGATCGCCTGCCCTCGGATGAATTGGTGATGACCCAGGAGCTGATTGCCAACATGCTCGGCGTGCGCCGCGAGGGCGTTACCGAGGCGGCCGGTAACCTGCAACGGGCGGGCCTGATCAGCTACCACCGAGGCCACATCCGGGTGCTCGACCGCGCCGGGCTGGAGGCGCGCACCTGTGAGTGCTATGGAGTGGTCAAGAGGGAGTTTGATCGCCTGCTGCCGGAGGTCCTCCTGCGCTGA
- a CDS encoding response regulator: MKSLRIMIVDDSLLAIKKAKAVLEELGHEVVASCKNGAEAVASYAEIRPDLVTMDITMPDTDGIQATGQIIAQDPDALVVMVTSHGQEQMVMDAIEAGAKGYILKPFQKDRFAEVINDVIQKYRGG, encoded by the coding sequence ATGAAATCCCTGCGTATCATGATTGTCGATGATTCACTGCTGGCGATAAAGAAGGCCAAGGCGGTGCTGGAGGAACTGGGCCATGAGGTGGTCGCCAGCTGCAAGAATGGCGCTGAGGCGGTGGCCAGCTACGCCGAGATCAGGCCCGATCTGGTGACCATGGACATCACCATGCCCGACACGGACGGCATTCAGGCTACCGGCCAGATCATCGCCCAGGACCCGGACGCCCTGGTGGTGATGGTCACCTCCCACGGCCAGGAGCAGATGGTGATGGACGCCATCGAGGCCGGGGCCAAGGGCTACATCCTCAAGCCCTTCCAGAAAGACCGCTTCGCCGAGGTGATCAACGACGTCATCCAGAAATACCGAGGCGGCTGA
- the nhaD gene encoding sodium:proton antiporter NhaD translates to MSKLSLLLLFLLPLGLFPLSALAYDASEGIRLTEHWIGPTALILFGLAYGLVMAEELTGLRKSKPVILAAGLIWLMIAWVYSSQGMTQQVEYELRHHLLQYVQLMLFLLVAMTYINALDERQVFTALRCWLIRKGFGFRKLFWITGALAFFISPIADNLTTALLMYAVVLAVAGGNSAFILLGAINIVVATNAGGAFSPFGDITTLMVWQRGVETAQGPVNLWAFFALFLPALVNWLVPALIMSFSVPNEVPATQCAVGGMKRGARRIIGLFLLTIATAVLFHQLHMPPVIGMLTGLAYLQFFGFYLKRTYQRERLRDSRKAARTELEHDGQMGDPVAFDVYNRIARAEWDTLLFFYGVVMCVGGLGFIGYLAMASELMYIDWGATQANIAVGVLSAIIDNIPVIYAILTMLPDMSLGQWLLVTLTAAVGGSLLSIGSAAGVALMAQSGGYYSFIGHLKWTPVIALGYAASIACHLWLNGGLF, encoded by the coding sequence ATGTCAAAGCTGTCCCTTCTGCTGTTATTCCTGTTGCCGCTCGGCCTGTTTCCGCTCAGCGCCCTGGCCTACGATGCCAGCGAGGGCATCCGCCTGACCGAGCACTGGATCGGCCCTACCGCGCTGATCCTGTTCGGCCTGGCCTATGGCCTGGTGATGGCCGAGGAGCTGACCGGCCTGCGTAAGTCCAAGCCGGTAATCCTCGCCGCCGGCCTGATCTGGCTGATGATCGCCTGGGTGTACAGCAGCCAGGGCATGACCCAACAGGTGGAATACGAACTGCGCCACCACCTGTTGCAATATGTGCAGCTGATGCTGTTCCTGCTGGTGGCCATGACCTACATCAACGCCCTGGATGAGCGCCAGGTATTCACCGCCCTGCGCTGCTGGCTGATCCGCAAGGGCTTTGGCTTTCGCAAACTGTTCTGGATCACAGGTGCCCTGGCCTTTTTCATCTCCCCCATCGCCGATAACCTGACCACCGCCCTGCTCATGTACGCCGTGGTGCTGGCGGTGGCCGGGGGAAACTCGGCCTTCATCCTGCTCGGGGCGATCAATATCGTGGTGGCGACCAATGCCGGCGGGGCCTTCTCGCCCTTTGGCGATATCACCACCCTGATGGTCTGGCAGCGTGGCGTAGAGACCGCCCAGGGGCCGGTCAACCTCTGGGCCTTCTTCGCCCTGTTCCTGCCGGCCCTGGTCAACTGGCTGGTACCGGCCCTGATCATGTCCTTCTCCGTGCCCAACGAAGTGCCTGCCACCCAGTGCGCCGTCGGCGGCATGAAGCGCGGGGCCAGGCGCATCATCGGCCTGTTCCTGCTCACCATCGCCACCGCTGTGCTGTTTCACCAGCTGCACATGCCGCCGGTAATCGGCATGCTCACCGGCCTGGCCTATCTGCAATTCTTTGGCTTTTATCTGAAACGGACCTATCAGCGGGAGCGCCTGCGCGATAGCCGCAAGGCAGCCCGTACTGAACTGGAACACGATGGCCAGATGGGCGACCCGGTGGCCTTCGATGTCTATAACCGCATCGCCCGGGCCGAATGGGACACCCTGCTGTTCTTTTATGGCGTGGTGATGTGCGTCGGCGGTCTGGGCTTTATCGGCTACCTGGCCATGGCCTCGGAGCTGATGTACATCGACTGGGGTGCCACCCAGGCTAATATCGCCGTGGGCGTGCTCTCCGCCATCATCGACAACATCCCGGTGATCTACGCCATCCTCACCATGCTGCCGGACATGTCCCTCGGCCAGTGGCTGCTGGTGACCCTGACCGCAGCGGTGGGCGGCTCCCTGTTGTCCATCGGCTCCGCCGCCGGGGTGGCCCTGATGGCCCAATCCGGCGGCTACTACAGCTTCATCGGCCACCTGAAATGGACCCCGGTCATAGCCCTGGGCTACGCCGCCTCCATCGCCTGTCACCTGTGGTTGAACGGGGGATTGTTTTAG
- a CDS encoding phosphoribulokinase, with amino-acid sequence MSKQHPVVVVTGSSGAGTTTVKRAFEHIFLRDGIKPAVIEGDSYHRFNRKEMRAEVQKAHDEGRNLSHFGPEANHFDILADTFRTYGETGGCKQRYYIHSEEEAEFHGKRLNIEVGPGEFTPWEDIESGTDLLFYEGLHGMVVDGDADVASHVDLGIGVVPIVNLEWIQKIFRDNAERGYTAEATVDTILRRMPDYINHITPQFSRTDINFQRVATVDTSNPFITRDIPTPDESFVVVRFADPKKFDIDFAYLLAMIPNSFMSRRNTIVVPGGKMGFTMEIVLGPIIERMMDER; translated from the coding sequence ATGTCCAAACAACATCCTGTCGTCGTTGTCACCGGTTCCTCCGGTGCCGGTACCACCACCGTCAAGCGCGCCTTCGAGCATATCTTCCTGCGTGATGGCATCAAGCCTGCCGTCATCGAGGGTGATAGCTATCACCGATTCAACCGCAAAGAGATGCGTGCCGAGGTACAAAAGGCCCACGATGAGGGCCGCAACCTGAGCCACTTCGGCCCCGAGGCCAACCACTTCGACATCCTGGCCGACACCTTCCGCACCTACGGCGAGACCGGCGGCTGCAAGCAGCGCTATTACATCCACAGCGAGGAAGAGGCCGAGTTTCACGGTAAACGCCTGAACATCGAGGTAGGCCCGGGTGAATTCACCCCCTGGGAAGACATAGAGTCCGGCACCGATCTGCTGTTTTACGAGGGCCTGCACGGCATGGTAGTGGATGGCGATGCCGACGTGGCCAGCCATGTGGATCTGGGCATAGGCGTGGTGCCCATTGTCAACCTGGAATGGATTCAGAAGATCTTCCGCGACAACGCCGAGCGCGGCTACACCGCCGAGGCCACGGTGGACACCATACTGCGCCGCATGCCCGACTACATCAATCACATCACGCCGCAGTTTTCGCGCACCGATATCAACTTCCAGCGCGTGGCCACGGTGGATACCTCCAACCCCTTCATCACCCGTGACATCCCCACCCCGGACGAGAGCTTCGTGGTGGTGCGCTTCGCCGACCCGAAGAAGTTCGACATCGACTTCGCCTACCTGCTGGCGATGATCCCCAACTCCTTCATGTCACGCCGCAACACCATCGTAGTGCCCGGCGGCAAGATGGGCTTTACCATGGAGATCGTCCTCGGCCCCATCATCGAACGCATGATGGACGAGCGCTGA
- a CDS encoding inositol monophosphatase, translating into MLRLDEIYLQGLLRQVARDELLGRFQQVASRHKADGSLLTEADLASQAAIRAALARRWPEAGFLGEEMGQAEQQRALAESGRPLWLLDPLDGTTNFAAGMPFFCISLALLEQGRIRFGMVYDPLREECFQAQAGQGAWLNGQRLRRDPQWPNALTDTVAVIDFKRIDPQISLSLISHPPFRSLRSLGSVALEWCWLAAGRFGLYLHGAQGLWDYAAGRLIQQEAGAAAVQRGYEDIDLHPRQAVAAANPVMLRLWLDHLRALGLNP; encoded by the coding sequence ATGTTGAGGCTTGATGAAATTTATCTGCAGGGGTTGCTGCGGCAGGTGGCCAGGGATGAGTTGCTGGGCCGTTTCCAGCAGGTTGCCAGCCGCCACAAGGCCGATGGCAGCCTGCTTACCGAGGCCGATCTGGCCTCACAGGCGGCAATCCGCGCTGCTCTGGCGCGGCGCTGGCCCGAGGCCGGCTTTCTCGGAGAGGAGATGGGCCAGGCCGAGCAACAGCGGGCGCTGGCCGAGAGCGGACGGCCTCTGTGGCTGCTCGACCCCCTCGACGGCACCACCAATTTCGCCGCCGGTATGCCCTTCTTCTGCATCTCCCTGGCCCTGTTGGAGCAGGGGCGGATTCGCTTTGGCATGGTCTATGACCCCCTGCGCGAGGAGTGTTTCCAGGCCCAGGCAGGCCAGGGTGCCTGGCTCAACGGCCAGCGCCTGCGACGTGATCCACAGTGGCCGAATGCCCTGACGGATACTGTGGCAGTGATTGACTTCAAACGTATTGACCCCCAAATCTCCCTCAGTCTGATCAGCCATCCGCCGTTTCGTTCCCTGCGCAGCCTGGGCTCGGTGGCCCTGGAGTGGTGTTGGTTGGCGGCCGGCCGTTTTGGTCTCTACCTGCACGGTGCCCAGGGCCTGTGGGACTACGCCGCAGGCAGGCTGATCCAGCAGGAGGCCGGGGCTGCGGCCGTGCAGCGGGGCTATGAGGACATAGACCTACACCCCCGCCAGGCCGTGGCGGCGGCCAACCCGGTCATGCTGCGGCTCTGGCTTGATCACCTGCGGGCCCTGGGCCTGAACCCATAG
- a CDS encoding ATPase has product MNETEPEAPSPIRRFVAVVVTVLLLIAIPSVGILYQHQADALAERVLQEGRGVLDAYVAQTQDSIEKGQPRTFQQAINNIARLQSVLETALYSRYRLQTYRSGEQTQGVPFVRREAIPEGFQPYPKDKPLRRDWSQRDLTDAPAGKLHRQVIGERDCGECHYVLDKRLRFDQQGRAQLIESDKASFYQRLQVEEQCVACHTHWQVGEDAGYLGVTIETSRQQAEVSRSIWRVVYVLILIALVVLLATLIIGWMYARLDERNRELATKRGKIASLLDNSDQGFLSFDQGLRVDSEYSQECLDIFGQAPEGQDISGLLFPQDADKARDFGNNIQRILHEADANKRQLFLSLMPKELQIGDKTVRLDYRLLPQQRVMLVLSDVTRQKQLEQQVREEQGRLRLIVAAVREPEDFFELLDDYRRFDADELPPLLGQSQPDADRLAELYRRIHTFKGLFAQQEFIRLPSALHQLEGLIGQWRRGSSIEAGWQQRLRQAMAQSAQALDWDLGLVREALGEEFFQRRGELRLSPQQVRLLEDIAERLLRTDVADIRCGETRRMVAELRRLRHVDLRSLLASYPPLAERLAERLDKMIHPFVIEGEALRVPPGPYQPFIKALVHLFRNALDHGIEDPEERLAAGKDEMGRISCRLTRQGDELLLEVADDGRGIDLQALRQKALELGLFSPQQAAAASEQELLQVVFTDRLSTRSQVSDLSGRGIGLAALKAELDRLGGRVSIQTQPGQGTCFCFYLPWLDSPAA; this is encoded by the coding sequence TTGAACGAAACAGAGCCGGAAGCGCCGTCCCCGATCAGACGGTTCGTTGCGGTGGTGGTTACCGTATTGCTTCTGATCGCCATCCCTTCGGTGGGGATCCTCTACCAGCATCAGGCCGACGCCCTGGCCGAACGGGTGCTGCAAGAGGGCAGGGGGGTGCTGGACGCCTATGTGGCGCAGACCCAGGACTCCATCGAAAAGGGCCAGCCGCGCACCTTTCAACAGGCCATCAACAACATCGCCCGGCTGCAATCGGTGCTGGAGACGGCCCTCTATTCCCGTTACCGGTTGCAGACCTACCGCTCCGGCGAGCAGACCCAGGGCGTGCCCTTCGTGCGCCGCGAGGCCATCCCGGAGGGCTTTCAGCCCTATCCCAAGGATAAACCCCTGCGGCGTGACTGGAGTCAGCGGGACCTGACCGACGCCCCGGCCGGGAAATTGCACCGCCAGGTGATCGGCGAGCGCGACTGCGGTGAATGCCACTATGTCCTGGATAAACGCCTGCGCTTTGATCAACAGGGCCGTGCCCAGTTGATCGAGTCGGATAAGGCCAGCTTCTACCAACGCCTGCAAGTGGAAGAGCAGTGCGTGGCCTGCCATACCCATTGGCAGGTAGGCGAGGATGCCGGTTATCTGGGGGTGACCATAGAGACCTCGCGGCAGCAGGCGGAGGTGAGCCGCAGCATCTGGCGGGTGGTCTATGTGCTCATCCTGATCGCCCTGGTGGTGCTGCTGGCGACCCTGATCATCGGCTGGATGTACGCCAGGCTCGACGAGCGCAACCGGGAGTTGGCGACCAAGCGGGGCAAGATCGCCAGCCTGCTGGATAATTCCGATCAGGGCTTTCTCTCCTTTGATCAGGGCCTGCGGGTGGATTCGGAATACAGCCAGGAGTGCCTCGATATCTTCGGCCAGGCCCCGGAGGGGCAGGACATAAGCGGCCTGCTGTTCCCCCAGGACGCGGACAAGGCGCGCGATTTCGGCAACAACATCCAGCGTATCCTGCACGAGGCGGATGCCAACAAGCGCCAGCTGTTTCTGTCGCTGATGCCCAAGGAGTTGCAGATCGGGGACAAGACCGTGCGCCTGGACTATCGCCTGCTGCCGCAACAGCGGGTGATGCTGGTGCTGAGCGATGTGACCCGGCAAAAACAGCTGGAACAGCAGGTGCGCGAGGAGCAGGGGCGGCTGCGCCTGATCGTCGCGGCGGTGCGCGAGCCGGAGGACTTCTTCGAGCTGCTGGACGATTACCGGCGGTTTGATGCCGATGAGTTGCCGCCCTTGCTGGGGCAGTCTCAGCCGGACGCCGATCGGCTGGCGGAGCTGTATCGGCGCATCCACACCTTCAAGGGGCTGTTTGCCCAGCAGGAATTCATTCGCCTGCCGTCCGCGCTGCACCAGCTGGAGGGATTGATCGGCCAATGGCGGCGCGGTTCCAGCATCGAGGCGGGCTGGCAGCAGCGGCTGCGTCAGGCGATGGCGCAGTCCGCTCAGGCCCTGGACTGGGACCTGGGCCTGGTGCGCGAGGCCCTGGGCGAGGAGTTCTTTCAGCGTCGTGGCGAGCTGCGCCTCAGCCCGCAGCAGGTGCGGCTGCTGGAGGACATCGCCGAGCGCCTGCTGCGTACCGATGTGGCGGACATCCGCTGCGGCGAGACCCGGCGCATGGTGGCGGAACTGCGCCGCCTGCGTCATGTGGACCTGCGCTCCCTGCTGGCCAGCTATCCCCCGCTGGCCGAGCGCCTGGCCGAGCGCCTGGACAAGATGATCCACCCCTTTGTGATCGAGGGCGAGGCCCTGCGCGTACCGCCGGGGCCCTACCAGCCCTTCATCAAGGCCCTGGTACACCTGTTTCGCAATGCCCTGGACCACGGCATCGAAGACCCGGAGGAGCGTCTGGCGGCGGGCAAGGATGAGATGGGCCGGATCAGCTGCCGCCTGACCCGGCAGGGCGATGAGCTGTTGCTGGAGGTGGCCGATGATGGCCGTGGCATAGACCTGCAGGCGCTGCGTCAGAAGGCCCTGGAGCTGGGCCTGTTCAGCCCCCAGCAGGCCGCAGCGGCCAGTGAGCAGGAGCTGTTGCAGGTGGTCTTCACCGACCGTCTGAGCACCCGCTCCCAGGTCTCGGACCTGTCCGGCCGGGGCATAGGCCTGGCGGCCCTGAAGGCGGAGCTGGATCGGCTCGGCGGTCGGGTCAGCATCCAGACCCAGCCCGGCCAGGGCACCTGCTTCTGCTTTTACCTGCCCTGGCTGGACAGCCCGGCGGCATAG
- a CDS encoding transglycosylase SLT domain-containing protein, translating into MSKPLLRWPQRTTGGGILPLALALLLGLGVLWSPLHGADLTQQRKDFLAAEQALRQGDSASYIPLRAKLLDYPLFAYLEYAETLGKGPQQVEAFVHKYPDGPLAYDLRRDHLKQLAAANNWADFLRLWRDTSNMEMQCLHLQALLATDKAAQAYKAGARIWLYGDSRPDSCDPVFEQMQQAGKLSRALVWERIDLVRVGNSDQRSGLIRYLRRFLPATDHAWHDLWLHSLNQPERVLQSPLLKKKHPSRGKLLVHAIIKQGWRKPDAALAAWRRATARHWLDPAQKKRIQLGLGKALVRRDHAKTMKFFAEVEHCHQIEGLCELRVDYALQRRDWKRLIRWVNDMPRVLRQHEKWGYWKARALEHLGRKKEAQALFRQVAGDRSYYGFMAADRVGADYRLDHRPVPLQALGKVSALDGVQRARELYRLGREYQAAREWNWVIDQLDREELMAAAHLARQWGWDERAILTLLGTDYWDDLEIRFPLRHRKQVLAEAKKYGLDPAWIFAVIRQESMFIGQARSPVGALGLMQLMPATARGVAKKLGIKPPDENQILQPQLNIQLGSRYLKTLMQRFNDWELLATPSYNAGPHRTLRWLPKEPQPSDLWIEDIPFEETRLYVQRVLSYLVLYQYRMGKPVVPLKQLLPEQVSKKLLKQRPKPRQGKKAKPAGFLDS; encoded by the coding sequence ATGTCTAAACCACTCCTGCGATGGCCTCAGCGCACCACCGGCGGCGGCATTCTTCCCCTGGCATTGGCCCTGCTGCTGGGCCTGGGTGTCCTGTGGTCGCCCCTGCACGGGGCCGACCTTACACAACAACGCAAAGACTTTCTAGCGGCGGAGCAGGCCCTGCGCCAGGGCGACTCGGCCAGCTACATACCGCTGCGCGCCAAATTGCTCGACTATCCCCTGTTTGCCTATCTGGAATACGCCGAAACACTAGGCAAGGGGCCGCAACAGGTCGAGGCCTTTGTACACAAATACCCCGATGGCCCGCTGGCCTACGACCTGCGCCGGGACCACCTCAAGCAACTCGCCGCCGCAAACAACTGGGCCGACTTCCTCAGGCTCTGGCGCGACACCAGCAACATGGAAATGCAATGCCTGCACCTGCAGGCCCTGCTGGCCACGGACAAGGCCGCACAGGCCTACAAGGCTGGGGCCAGGATCTGGCTGTACGGCGACTCCCGGCCGGATAGCTGCGACCCGGTGTTCGAACAGATGCAGCAAGCCGGCAAGCTCAGCCGGGCGCTGGTGTGGGAGCGCATCGACCTTGTTCGGGTCGGCAATTCCGATCAACGCAGCGGCCTGATCCGCTATCTGCGCCGCTTTCTCCCGGCAACAGACCATGCCTGGCACGATCTCTGGCTGCACAGCCTGAACCAACCCGAGCGGGTCCTGCAAAGCCCATTGCTGAAGAAAAAACACCCCTCACGGGGCAAGCTGCTGGTTCATGCCATCATCAAACAGGGCTGGCGCAAGCCCGATGCCGCCCTCGCCGCCTGGCGCCGGGCCACCGCCCGCCACTGGCTCGATCCGGCGCAGAAAAAACGCATTCAGCTGGGCCTGGGCAAGGCCCTGGTACGGCGTGATCACGCCAAGACAATGAAGTTCTTCGCCGAGGTGGAACACTGCCATCAGATCGAAGGCCTGTGCGAGCTGCGCGTCGATTACGCCCTGCAAAGGCGTGACTGGAAGCGGCTGATCCGCTGGGTCAACGACATGCCCAGGGTTCTGCGGCAGCACGAAAAATGGGGCTACTGGAAGGCCCGCGCCCTGGAGCATCTGGGACGGAAAAAAGAGGCCCAAGCGCTGTTTCGCCAGGTCGCCGGGGATCGCAGCTACTACGGCTTCATGGCCGCCGACCGGGTAGGGGCCGATTATCGGCTCGATCATCGCCCCGTTCCCCTCCAGGCGCTGGGCAAGGTAAGCGCCCTGGACGGGGTTCAGCGCGCCCGCGAACTCTACCGGCTGGGACGCGAATACCAGGCCGCCCGCGAGTGGAACTGGGTCATAGACCAGCTCGACCGGGAGGAGTTGATGGCCGCCGCCCACCTGGCCCGACAATGGGGCTGGGATGAACGCGCCATCCTCACCCTGCTCGGCACCGACTACTGGGACGACCTGGAGATCCGCTTCCCCCTGAGGCACCGCAAGCAGGTTCTGGCAGAGGCAAAGAAATACGGGCTGGACCCGGCCTGGATCTTCGCCGTAATCCGCCAGGAGAGCATGTTCATCGGCCAGGCCCGCTCACCGGTAGGGGCCTTGGGGCTGATGCAACTGATGCCCGCCACCGCCCGTGGCGTAGCGAAAAAACTCGGCATCAAGCCCCCCGATGAAAACCAAATCCTGCAACCGCAACTCAACATTCAACTGGGCAGCCGCTACCTGAAGACCCTGATGCAGCGCTTCAACGACTGGGAACTGCTCGCCACCCCCTCCTACAACGCCGGCCCCCACCGTACCCTGCGCTGGCTGCCAAAAGAGCCCCAACCGAGCGACCTGTGGATCGAAGACATCCCCTTCGAGGAAACCCGGCTCTACGTGCAACGGGTACTCAGCTACCTGGTACTCTACCAATACCGCATGGGCAAACCCGTGGTACCCCTCAAGCAACTGCTGCCCGAGCAGGTCAGCAAGAAACTCCTCAAGCAAAGGCCCAAGCCACGCCAGGGCAAAAAGGCCAAACCTGCGGGCTTTCTCGATAGCTGA